In a genomic window of Leifsonia xyli subsp. cynodontis DSM 46306:
- a CDS encoding cellulase family glycosylhydrolase produces MNFLRRFAASAAFPIALLSIILAVSPATGADARPFASSEKHSEYGWLHTSGSRILTESDAPYVIRGIAWFGMETSACAPHGLWTISLDEGMRKIAQLGFNTVRIPYSNECLSGYNTSTINGNINPDLVNLTPLQLLDRVVDAAHKARLGVFLDRHRPESAAQSPLWYTSKISEGRWIADWGALAARYRENRTVIGVDLHNEPHQPACWGCGDPAVDWRLAATRAGNAVLAVNPNLLVIVEGMEWGGELTGVASAQVALNVSNRVVYSPHDYPQEVADHSWFHDPTYPGNLKKVWSSRWGYIAAQGIAPVLLGEFGTDLQTQSDRLWFKEIVDYLKETGMSFSFWCFNPNSLDTGGIVKSDWRTPEQEKVDILGPILTPQPEPGGSAPGGSAPGGSAPGGSAPGGSAPGGSAPGGSLTVKWSLQGAWNAGYVAELQLTADRPVSGWSVSWESPKAVAVSNSWGMTCGISENRIICSGKDWATNLQPGQTVRVGLQVAAKYAPALPLMSVNTDVHRIIQNKVLFGYLPS; encoded by the coding sequence ATGAATTTTTTGAGAAGATTCGCAGCGAGTGCGGCTTTCCCTATTGCCTTGCTGAGCATTATTCTCGCAGTCAGCCCTGCAACTGGTGCTGACGCACGTCCCTTTGCATCGTCGGAAAAGCATTCTGAATATGGATGGCTTCATACCTCTGGCTCACGAATCCTTACCGAATCCGACGCACCCTATGTAATTAGGGGTATTGCATGGTTTGGTATGGAAACTTCAGCCTGCGCTCCGCATGGTTTGTGGACTATCTCGCTGGATGAGGGAATGAGAAAAATAGCCCAGCTTGGGTTTAATACCGTACGAATTCCTTACTCAAATGAATGTTTATCTGGATACAATACTAGTACTATTAATGGGAATATAAATCCTGACCTTGTCAATTTAACTCCGCTGCAGCTTTTGGATCGCGTTGTCGATGCTGCTCACAAGGCTCGACTCGGTGTCTTTCTTGACCGTCATCGGCCAGAATCTGCCGCCCAGTCACCACTCTGGTACACATCCAAAATTTCTGAGGGAAGATGGATTGCGGACTGGGGGGCACTTGCCGCCCGTTACCGAGAAAACCGCACTGTGATTGGTGTTGACTTGCATAACGAACCACATCAGCCTGCTTGTTGGGGGTGCGGAGACCCAGCTGTGGACTGGCGTTTGGCCGCAACCCGGGCCGGAAATGCGGTACTTGCGGTAAACCCAAATCTGTTGGTGATTGTTGAGGGTATGGAGTGGGGAGGAGAATTAACAGGCGTCGCATCCGCACAAGTTGCCCTTAACGTGTCAAACCGTGTGGTTTATTCGCCGCATGATTATCCTCAGGAAGTTGCCGACCACTCATGGTTTCACGACCCAACATACCCTGGAAACCTTAAGAAAGTATGGAGTTCTCGGTGGGGATATATAGCCGCTCAAGGAATTGCCCCGGTTCTCCTTGGGGAATTCGGAACAGATCTTCAAACGCAGAGTGATCGCCTTTGGTTTAAGGAAATTGTTGACTATTTAAAAGAGACAGGTATGAGTTTCTCATTCTGGTGCTTTAATCCTAACAGTCTCGACACTGGCGGTATTGTCAAGTCCGATTGGCGAACCCCCGAACAGGAGAAGGTTGATATTTTGGGCCCAATTTTAACACCTCAGCCTGAGCCCGGTGGAAGCGCGCCCGGTGGAAGCGCGCCCGGTGGAAGCGCGCCCGGTGGAAGCGCGCCCGGTGGAAGCGCGCCCGGTGGAAGCGCGCCCGGTGGAAGCCTCACTGTGAAGTGGTCATTGCAGGGCGCATGGAACGCCGGGTATGTCGCTGAGTTGCAGCTCACTGCAGATCGGCCCGTATCTGGGTGGTCTGTTTCATGGGAATCCCCGAAAGCTGTTGCGGTTAGCAATAGTTGGGGAATGACATGCGGGATTTCAGAAAATCGGATTATCTGTTCCGGGAAAGACTGGGCGACGAATTTGCAACCAGGGCAGACAGTACGAGTCGGTCTTCAGGTAGCGGCAAAATACGCTCCTGCTCTTCCCCTCATGTCCGTTAACACGGATGTTCATAGAATTATTCAAAATAAAGTCCTTTTTGGGTACTTGCCATCATAA
- a CDS encoding type II toxin-antitoxin system RelE family toxin codes for MSWDVQFAPAAIRGLDRLPPRVVAAVVEFVTVTLPGNPYRMSKPLQGDLEGYYSARRGDYRVLFIPR; via the coding sequence GTGAGCTGGGATGTTCAGTTCGCGCCGGCAGCGATCCGTGGGCTGGACCGGTTGCCGCCTCGTGTGGTCGCTGCGGTCGTCGAGTTCGTGACGGTCACGCTGCCGGGTAACCCGTATCGGATGAGCAAGCCGCTGCAGGGCGACCTCGAAGGTTACTACTCTGCACGCCGCGGCGACTACCGGGTGCTGTTCATCCCTCGATGA
- a CDS encoding type II toxin-antitoxin system Phd/YefM family antitoxin, whose translation MKTVSLSEAKDKLSRFIDEVESEHEIIQITRHGHGAAVLISQDDLDSLHETLFWLSQSGIREDLAEGRRVVESGTTVGADDVRARFGLPKR comes from the coding sequence ATGAAGACTGTGTCGCTGAGTGAGGCGAAGGACAAGCTCTCAAGGTTCATCGATGAGGTGGAGTCTGAGCACGAGATCATTCAGATCACTCGTCACGGTCACGGCGCTGCCGTTCTGATCAGCCAGGATGATTTGGATTCGCTCCATGAGACTCTGTTCTGGCTCTCACAGTCCGGGATTCGCGAGGATCTCGCCGAGGGTCGCCGAGTCGTTGAGAGCGGTACGACTGTCGGTGCTGATGATGTCCGTGCGCGGTTCGGGTTGCCGAAGCGGTGA
- a CDS encoding tape measure protein, with protein sequence MSEAAVAEVTIIPVSKGAQGQIEQQLGGDAVGAKVGARMGASLISSLGSILKGTGAAAVATAATGIGVALTSGFARLNDIEVAKAKLTGLGNSADTVNGIMANALAAVKGTAFGLGDAATVAAGAVAAGIKPGAQLEGVLKSVVNSAATAGTSLGDMGAIYNKVASTGKAQNNILQQVADRGIPIYQALANQFHTTAGAVFDMASQGKIGFHAFSQAMTTASGAVAQEMGKTIPGAFDNFHAALSRIGAGALSGIFPKIAPTIMAITQAMVPLEPLAAQLGATIGDRLNPAFESVTAFLNGANGGFTGLFQTLAPIAGVLAPLTGAFLALGTGALPAVLGKIPILGDMLGMLIGALAGLIAVSPQLQQAFGVIGSQLAQTFGNLLTTLGPVIGQIGSALAVMAQTIGGVLADALLTVAPFLSQLVKILGGVLLAVLPSMLTLIHPAVGHLLGPRWGARPGSGRGVAGSRACVLVDRSDHRHHCLGDRASGVDARDSAHADLPSARTDGDDVVVCDHTADPDRAAASELSGVRAGADSHGSYPGAVANHPHDREPRREARWHAGPDPASPRPADRSADHRVHAVGWGAFAAVDGPVLRAHADHPGALHCVPSAPQTDLGLRDGFSSRFW encoded by the coding sequence GTGTCCGAAGCAGCAGTCGCCGAAGTAACGATCATCCCGGTCTCCAAAGGCGCGCAAGGCCAGATCGAGCAGCAGCTCGGCGGTGATGCGGTCGGTGCGAAGGTCGGCGCGAGGATGGGCGCAAGCCTGATCTCCTCTCTGGGGTCGATTCTCAAGGGTACCGGGGCTGCAGCGGTCGCCACCGCCGCCACCGGGATCGGTGTCGCTCTTACCAGCGGGTTTGCCCGCCTGAACGACATCGAAGTCGCCAAAGCCAAGCTCACCGGCCTCGGCAACTCAGCCGACACCGTCAATGGGATCATGGCGAACGCTCTCGCCGCGGTGAAGGGAACCGCCTTCGGTCTCGGTGATGCGGCCACCGTCGCTGCTGGCGCTGTAGCCGCCGGTATCAAGCCGGGGGCGCAGCTTGAGGGTGTCCTGAAGTCGGTGGTGAACTCGGCTGCTACCGCTGGCACGTCCCTTGGTGACATGGGTGCGATCTACAACAAGGTCGCCTCGACGGGCAAGGCACAGAATAACATCCTGCAGCAGGTCGCCGACCGCGGCATCCCGATTTACCAGGCGCTCGCGAACCAGTTCCATACCACTGCGGGCGCCGTTTTCGACATGGCCTCACAGGGCAAGATCGGCTTCCACGCGTTCTCGCAGGCCATGACAACGGCCTCCGGCGCTGTCGCTCAAGAGATGGGCAAAACCATCCCGGGCGCCTTCGACAACTTCCACGCGGCCCTCTCACGCATCGGCGCCGGCGCCCTCAGCGGCATCTTCCCCAAAATCGCCCCGACCATCATGGCCATCACCCAAGCCATGGTCCCACTCGAGCCGCTCGCCGCGCAGCTCGGCGCCACCATCGGCGACCGACTGAACCCCGCCTTCGAATCCGTCACCGCTTTCCTGAACGGCGCCAACGGCGGCTTCACCGGCCTGTTCCAGACCCTCGCACCAATCGCCGGTGTCCTCGCCCCACTGACCGGTGCGTTCCTCGCCCTCGGCACGGGAGCTCTCCCCGCTGTGCTGGGCAAGATCCCGATCCTCGGTGACATGCTCGGTATGCTGATCGGTGCTCTCGCGGGCCTCATCGCAGTGTCCCCCCAACTGCAGCAGGCATTTGGTGTCATCGGTAGTCAGCTTGCGCAAACGTTCGGGAACCTCCTGACAACGCTTGGCCCGGTGATCGGTCAGATCGGGTCCGCGTTAGCGGTCATGGCGCAGACGATCGGTGGTGTGCTCGCCGACGCGCTGCTCACGGTGGCGCCGTTCCTGTCTCAGTTGGTGAAAATCCTCGGCGGTGTTCTCCTCGCGGTTCTTCCGTCCATGCTGACACTGATTCACCCAGCTGTCGGGCATCTTCTCGGCCCTCGCTGGGGCGCTCGTCCCGGTAGTGGGCGCGGTGTTGCAGGCTCTCGTGCCTGCGTTCTCGTCGATCGGTCCGATCATCGGCACCATTGTCTCGGCGATCGTGCCTCTGGTGTCGATGCTCGCGACAGCGCTCATGCCGATCTTCCAAGCGCTCGCACCGATGGTGACGACGTTGTTGTCTGCGATCACACCGCTGATCCCGATCGTGCTGCAGCTAGCGAGCTCTCTGGTGTCCGCGCTGGTGCCGATTCTCATGGGTCTTATCCAGGCGCTGTCGCCAATCATCCCCATGATCGTGAACCTCGCCGCGAAGCTCGTTGGCATGCTGGCCCCGATCCTGCAAGCCCTCGCCCCGCTGATCGGTCAGCTGATCACCGCGTGCATGCCGTTGGTTGGGGTGCTTTTGCCGCCGTTGATGGGCCTGTTCTCCGCGCTCATGCCGATCATCCAGGAGCTCTTCACTGTGTTCCTTCAGCTCCTCAAACCGATCTGGGGCTTAGAGATGGTTTCAGTAGTCGTTTTTGGTGA
- a CDS encoding DUF3800 domain-containing protein, translating into MALQFALERVHAYATRNGERVRVIADRVPDQLAHEARIARYQQMGTMGYRRTFLESIEMPFQWEDSRMHRNLQAVDMATFLFRRWDSHHESNTFQQESIQRLWNTMRRSTKHYLT; encoded by the coding sequence GTGGCGCTGCAATTCGCGCTGGAGCGCGTGCATGCCTACGCGACCAGGAACGGCGAGAGGGTGCGGGTGATCGCCGATAGAGTCCCGGACCAGTTAGCGCACGAAGCGCGCATCGCCCGGTATCAGCAAATGGGGACTATGGGCTATCGGCGCACGTTCCTGGAGTCCATCGAGATGCCGTTCCAATGGGAGGACTCCCGGATGCACCGCAACCTTCAGGCGGTAGACATGGCCACGTTCCTGTTCCGACGCTGGGACTCCCACCACGAGTCGAACACGTTCCAGCAGGAGTCTATACAGCGCCTATGGAACACAATGCGCCGCAGCACCAAGCACTACCTCACCTAG
- a CDS encoding DUF5993 family protein encodes MDVIVFALLLAVALVVVFRRKRWLVVTSWGIGAFAAMLLFLHHVTSVLPLSF; translated from the coding sequence ATGGATGTCATTGTCTTCGCGCTCTTGCTCGCGGTTGCGCTTGTCGTCGTCTTCCGACGCAAGCGATGGCTTGTGGTCACGAGTTGGGGGATCGGCGCGTTCGCGGCCATGCTGCTGTTCCTCCACCACGTCACCAGCGTTCTGCCGTTGAGCTTCTAG
- a CDS encoding disulfide bond formation protein B, with protein MTQTIQMRRPGAEASVRGLLRTLGFWAQVAFVLAYVGILSTAMFVFQFGLGEFPCPLCITQRMGMIVATLGAVFILVQALRGTLDMRGYTTGLGMSLLGAILGAAMSVRQVLLHIEPGDLGYGTAVFGKHLYTWALVTFIVVAVFVGALLLGSDAFFPIAPRSAALRVIVWILVWAFVATIAVNLVVVFVELGFNWFLPDNPTRYELLYQIGIRR; from the coding sequence ATGACTCAGACAATCCAGATGCGCCGACCAGGCGCCGAGGCATCCGTCCGTGGTTTGCTGCGTACGCTTGGCTTTTGGGCGCAGGTGGCCTTTGTGCTCGCCTACGTCGGCATCCTCTCGACTGCCATGTTCGTGTTCCAGTTCGGTCTCGGAGAGTTCCCATGTCCGCTGTGCATCACGCAGCGGATGGGAATGATCGTGGCCACTCTGGGGGCGGTCTTCATTCTCGTCCAGGCATTGCGGGGAACGCTCGACATGCGCGGCTATACCACCGGGCTCGGGATGTCTCTTCTCGGTGCCATCCTCGGCGCGGCAATGTCGGTCCGGCAGGTCCTGCTCCACATCGAGCCGGGCGACCTCGGTTACGGCACGGCGGTGTTCGGGAAGCACCTCTACACCTGGGCCCTCGTGACGTTCATCGTCGTGGCGGTGTTCGTCGGCGCGCTCCTGCTCGGCTCAGACGCCTTCTTTCCGATCGCGCCGCGTTCGGCTGCGCTACGCGTGATCGTGTGGATTCTCGTCTGGGCCTTCGTCGCGACGATCGCGGTCAACCTGGTCGTGGTGTTCGTCGAGCTCGGATTCAATTGGTTCCTCCCCGACAATCCCACCCGCTACGAGCTCCTCTACCAGATAGGCATCCGGCGCTGA
- a CDS encoding aldolase/citrate lyase family protein, which translates to MAGLVGPLRLTALIETARGVENAAAIAAHPVVSRLALGESDLASDLGSRDPALLDHARLRLLFAARAAGLPAPMLSVYPNIPDLAGLRADTERGRRLGWVGRTAVHPTQLPVIAEVFAPEPDELAWARAVLAAAGDGGVGTLPSGEIVDPAMLGRARALLDRP; encoded by the coding sequence CTGGCGGGCCTGGTCGGGCCGCTGCGGCTCACCGCGCTGATCGAGACGGCCCGGGGCGTGGAGAACGCCGCCGCCATCGCCGCGCACCCGGTTGTCTCCCGGCTGGCGCTCGGGGAGTCGGACCTTGCCAGCGACCTGGGCTCCCGCGACCCGGCTCTGCTCGACCACGCCCGGCTGCGGCTGCTCTTCGCCGCCCGCGCCGCCGGCCTGCCCGCGCCGATGCTGTCGGTCTACCCGAACATTCCCGATCTCGCGGGCCTGCGTGCCGACACCGAACGCGGCCGCCGTCTGGGCTGGGTGGGGCGCACCGCCGTGCATCCGACCCAGCTCCCGGTGATCGCGGAGGTCTTCGCCCCGGAGCCGGACGAGCTGGCTTGGGCGCGCGCGGTTCTCGCGGCGGCCGGGGATGGCGGTGTCGGAACCCTTCCCTCCGGCGAGATAGTCGACCCGGCCATGCTCGGCCGAGCCCGGGCGCTCCTCGACCGGCCATGA
- a CDS encoding aldolase/citrate lyase family protein, whose product MSALITGLYVPGDRPDRFNKAVATGADLVILDLEDAVAPAAKAKRTPSTL is encoded by the coding sequence ATGAGCGCCCTGATCACCGGCCTCTACGTCCCCGGCGATCGCCCCGACCGGTTCAACAAGGCGGTCGCCACGGGCGCGGACCTCGTGATCCTCGACCTGGAGGACGCCGTCGCACCCGCGGCCAAAGCGAAGCGGACGCCCTCGACGCTGTGA
- a CDS encoding CaiB/BaiF CoA transferase family protein produces MSASLAGIRVLDVSTLFAGPLAATFLGDFGADVVKVEHPARPDAARGHGPAKDGVNLWRKTLGRNKRTVTIDLSSPEGAELLRRLAADADVLIENFRPGTLERWGLGPEALHAVNPRLMIARVTAFGQTGPYSSRPGFGSLAEAMSGFAALTGEPDGPPTLPPFGLADGIAALSTAYAVMVALRAAARDGHGQVIDLAIIEPILMLLGGQITAYDQLGAVQPRTGNRSVNNAPRNVYRTADGDWVAVSTSSQSIAERVMELVGRPELIAEPWFASGHTRAEHADELDAAVAAWIAARPIADVVAGFERAQAAIAPVYDVRGILTDPQYQAIGTVQTVPDDELGPVRMQNVLFRLSETPGGIRWAGRPHGRDTDEVLAEVGVTREQVDALRAKGVV; encoded by the coding sequence ATGAGCGCGTCGCTGGCCGGCATCCGGGTCCTCGATGTCTCGACGCTGTTCGCCGGGCCGCTCGCGGCCACCTTCCTCGGCGACTTCGGCGCCGACGTGGTCAAGGTCGAGCATCCCGCCCGCCCCGACGCCGCCCGCGGGCACGGGCCGGCCAAGGACGGCGTGAACCTGTGGCGGAAGACCCTGGGCCGCAACAAGCGAACGGTCACCATCGACCTCAGCTCGCCCGAGGGCGCCGAACTGCTGCGGCGACTGGCGGCCGACGCGGACGTGCTGATCGAGAACTTCCGGCCCGGCACCCTCGAGCGCTGGGGGCTCGGTCCCGAGGCGCTGCACGCGGTCAACCCCCGGCTGATGATCGCGCGGGTGACCGCCTTCGGCCAGACCGGCCCGTACTCCTCCCGTCCTGGCTTCGGCAGCCTGGCCGAGGCGATGAGCGGCTTCGCGGCCCTCACCGGCGAACCCGACGGCCCGCCGACGCTGCCGCCGTTCGGGCTCGCCGACGGCATCGCCGCGCTCTCCACCGCCTACGCCGTGATGGTCGCCCTGCGAGCCGCCGCCCGCGACGGGCACGGGCAGGTGATCGACCTGGCCATCATCGAGCCCATCCTCATGCTCCTCGGCGGCCAGATCACCGCCTACGACCAGCTCGGCGCCGTGCAGCCCCGCACCGGGAACCGGTCGGTCAACAACGCACCGCGCAATGTGTACCGCACCGCCGACGGCGACTGGGTGGCCGTCTCCACCAGCTCCCAGTCGATCGCGGAACGGGTGATGGAACTGGTCGGCCGGCCCGAGCTGATCGCCGAGCCCTGGTTCGCTTCCGGGCACACCCGCGCTGAGCACGCCGACGAACTGGATGCAGCCGTCGCGGCATGGATCGCTGCCCGCCCCATCGCCGATGTCGTCGCCGGGTTCGAGCGCGCCCAGGCCGCCATCGCCCCGGTCTACGATGTGCGCGGCATCCTGACCGACCCCCAGTACCAGGCGATCGGCACCGTGCAGACCGTGCCGGACGACGAACTCGGCCCGGTGAGGATGCAGAATGTGCTCTTCCGGCTCTCGGAGACACCGGGCGGCATCCGCTGGGCCGGCCGGCCACACGGCCGCGACACCGACGAGGTGCTGGCCGAGGTGGGCGTCACCCGCGAACAAGTCGACGCCCTGCGTGCCAAGGGGGTCGTATGA
- a CDS encoding SUMF1/EgtB/PvdO family nonheme iron enzyme has translation MVGSLDADAPVTGVSLADARAYAAWAGARLPDEFEWQLAASQPGFQRLTPAVWNWTESEHSDGATRFVMLKGGSEHVSLGSDWYTDGGVREPSFSLKLLLAGLGVERSSSIGFRLAWDVEGSR, from the coding sequence CTGGTCGGATCTCTCGACGCGGACGCTCCCGTCACCGGCGTCTCCCTCGCCGACGCCCGCGCGTACGCGGCCTGGGCCGGGGCGCGCCTCCCGGACGAGTTCGAGTGGCAGCTCGCGGCGTCCCAGCCCGGCTTCCAGCGGCTGACCCCGGCGGTGTGGAACTGGACCGAGAGCGAGCACAGCGACGGGGCCACCCGGTTCGTCATGCTCAAAGGCGGCAGCGAGCACGTCAGCCTCGGGTCGGACTGGTACACCGACGGCGGGGTGCGGGAGCCGTCGTTCAGCCTGAAACTGCTGCTGGCCGGGCTCGGTGTCGAACGGTCCTCCAGCATCGGGTTCCGGCTGGCGTGGGATGTGGAGGGCAGCCGATGA
- a CDS encoding NAD(P)/FAD-dependent oxidoreductase, with amino-acid sequence MPKILIVGGGYAGFYTAWKLEKQLRKGEAEVTMVDPLPYMTYQPFLPEVAAGSIEPRHAVVAHRRHLATTNVITAKVTYIDHAKKTATIQPAIGEAYEFEYDQVVVTAGAVSRTFPIPGVADQAVGLKTIEEAVYIRDRLLANFDRAAALPAGPERDRLLTVVVVGGGFAGIEIFAELRSFASALLAKYPELSFEDTRFHLIEAMGRIMPEVSLPTSHWVIKNLAERGAQIHLETQLTSAVDGRIELSTGESFESDLIVWTAGVMANPTVVRHTDLPIEERGRVRTRADLRIGTDEEFVPGAWAAGDVAAVPDLTGAGVGGFCVPNAQHAVRQAKLLAKNLIADLRGELPRQYYHKSLGAVAGLGLGFGVLQSGKLALKGVLGWFAHRGYHGLAMPSWERKWRVLWGWWNNFWLSRDIVSLPGLSQPRAAFEEFAARPKPAVEAAPARAPKKAAGAKAAAKPDTKEPAEVPAT; translated from the coding sequence GTGCCCAAAATCCTGATCGTCGGTGGTGGATATGCCGGTTTCTACACGGCGTGGAAGCTTGAGAAGCAGTTGCGCAAGGGCGAGGCCGAGGTCACTATGGTCGACCCGCTGCCCTACATGACCTACCAGCCGTTCCTCCCGGAAGTGGCCGCCGGTTCCATCGAGCCCCGTCACGCCGTGGTCGCTCATCGCCGTCACCTCGCGACGACGAATGTCATCACGGCGAAGGTCACCTATATCGACCACGCGAAGAAGACCGCGACCATCCAGCCGGCCATCGGCGAGGCGTACGAGTTCGAGTACGACCAGGTCGTGGTCACGGCGGGCGCGGTGTCGCGCACCTTCCCGATCCCGGGCGTCGCGGACCAGGCCGTCGGCCTCAAGACGATCGAGGAGGCCGTGTACATCCGCGACCGGCTTCTGGCGAATTTCGACAGGGCCGCCGCGCTCCCGGCCGGTCCCGAGCGCGACCGGCTGCTGACCGTCGTCGTGGTCGGCGGCGGCTTCGCCGGCATCGAGATCTTCGCTGAGCTGCGCTCGTTCGCCAGCGCCCTGCTCGCGAAGTACCCGGAGCTGTCGTTCGAGGACACGCGCTTCCACCTGATCGAGGCGATGGGCCGGATCATGCCGGAGGTCTCGCTGCCGACGAGTCACTGGGTGATCAAGAACCTCGCTGAGCGCGGCGCCCAGATCCATCTGGAGACCCAGCTCACCAGCGCGGTCGACGGCCGCATCGAGCTTTCCACGGGCGAGTCGTTCGAGTCCGACCTCATCGTCTGGACCGCCGGTGTCATGGCGAACCCGACGGTGGTTCGCCACACCGACCTCCCGATCGAGGAGCGCGGCCGCGTCCGCACCCGGGCCGATCTCCGCATCGGCACCGACGAGGAATTCGTGCCCGGAGCCTGGGCTGCCGGCGATGTGGCGGCCGTGCCCGATCTGACCGGCGCCGGTGTCGGCGGGTTCTGCGTGCCCAACGCGCAGCACGCCGTCCGTCAGGCGAAGCTCCTCGCGAAGAACCTCATCGCGGACCTGCGCGGCGAGCTTCCGCGCCAGTACTACCACAAGAGCCTCGGCGCTGTCGCCGGTCTCGGTCTCGGCTTCGGCGTGCTCCAGTCGGGCAAGCTCGCGCTCAAGGGTGTCCTCGGCTGGTTCGCCCACCGCGGCTACCACGGTCTCGCCATGCCCAGCTGGGAGCGCAAGTGGCGCGTACTGTGGGGCTGGTGGAACAACTTCTGGCTCAGCCGCGACATCGTCTCGCTCCCCGGCCTCTCGCAGCCGCGCGCCGCGTTCGAGGAGTTCGCCGCCCGTCCGAAGCCGGCCGTCGAGGCCGCTCCGGCGCGGGCCCCGAAGAAGGCTGCCGGGGCGAAGGCCGCGGCGAAGCCGGACACGAAGGAGCCCGCTGAGGTCCCGGCGACATAG
- a CDS encoding S8 family serine peptidase: MQDRRRLSGRGAARVSATLAAALALTLVAPTAIFADQVRALEYWLSDYGFQRAWNTTRGAGVTVAVIDTGVDGSVPDLAGAVVGGTDVSGVGSPDGQKPLGAGDEANHGTWVASLLAGRGTGGGKGVLGAAPEASVLTASVALGTATGAVGSDEQIARAVRWAVDNGASVINMSLTRNTLDWPTSWDDAFQYAFSHDTVVVAAAGNRGSGTTEVGAPATIPGVLTVAGVDRTGTASFDASSQGITVGVSAPSEQLVGANPGGGYVQWAGTSGAAPLVSGAVALVRAAHPELKAADVINRIVKTARPVGAPVPGPIYGFGLLDAAAAVTAEVPHVTANPMGDLSEWVRIHRRAEVTAAPESGGAQAAPAPQRLAPERPAVWTLFLWPSWSLLTTFWLPFALISGFLALLGLGGVGAWKHFRRTPTRE; the protein is encoded by the coding sequence GTGCAGGATCGACGCCGGCTGAGCGGCCGTGGCGCAGCGCGGGTCTCAGCGACCCTGGCGGCGGCGCTCGCCCTCACCCTCGTCGCGCCCACGGCAATCTTCGCCGACCAGGTCCGCGCTCTCGAGTACTGGCTGAGCGACTACGGATTCCAGCGGGCCTGGAACACGACGCGCGGCGCCGGGGTCACGGTCGCCGTGATCGACACCGGCGTGGACGGCAGCGTCCCCGACCTCGCCGGCGCGGTGGTCGGTGGCACGGACGTCTCGGGCGTCGGGTCTCCGGACGGGCAGAAGCCGCTCGGCGCGGGCGACGAGGCGAACCACGGAACCTGGGTCGCCTCCCTGCTCGCCGGTCGCGGCACGGGCGGAGGGAAAGGCGTTCTCGGCGCGGCTCCGGAAGCCAGCGTCCTGACCGCTTCGGTCGCGCTCGGGACGGCGACGGGCGCGGTCGGCAGCGACGAGCAGATCGCCAGGGCTGTGCGCTGGGCCGTGGACAACGGTGCGAGCGTGATCAATATGTCGCTCACGCGCAACACGCTCGACTGGCCGACGAGCTGGGACGACGCATTCCAGTACGCCTTCTCGCACGATACTGTCGTGGTCGCCGCGGCGGGCAACCGGGGGAGTGGCACCACGGAGGTGGGCGCGCCCGCCACCATCCCCGGGGTGCTCACCGTCGCGGGCGTCGACCGTACCGGGACCGCGAGCTTCGACGCCTCCTCGCAGGGCATCACCGTCGGGGTCTCCGCGCCGAGCGAGCAGCTCGTGGGGGCGAACCCCGGCGGCGGCTATGTGCAGTGGGCGGGCACCTCCGGCGCAGCGCCTCTGGTCTCGGGCGCGGTGGCGCTGGTGCGGGCGGCGCATCCCGAACTGAAAGCGGCGGATGTCATCAACCGGATCGTCAAGACCGCGCGCCCGGTCGGCGCTCCGGTGCCGGGCCCGATCTACGGGTTCGGACTGCTGGATGCCGCAGCGGCCGTGACCGCGGAGGTCCCGCATGTCACAGCGAACCCGATGGGCGACCTGAGCGAGTGGGTCCGCATCCACCGGCGCGCCGAGGTAACAGCAGCCCCGGAGTCCGGCGGGGCGCAGGCCGCGCCAGCGCCCCAGAGACTCGCCCCCGAACGCCCGGCGGTGTGGACACTGTTCTTGTGGCCGTCGTGGAGCCTTCTCACGACCTTCTGGCTCCCCTTCGCTCTGATCAGCGGTTTTCTCGCTTTGCTGGGCCTTGGCGGCGTCGGCGCATGGAAGCATTTCAGGCGAACGCCGACCAGGGAGTAG